From a single Raphanus sativus cultivar WK10039 chromosome 3, ASM80110v3, whole genome shotgun sequence genomic region:
- the LOC108847168 gene encoding cyclin-dependent kinase inhibitor 4: MGKYIKKNKLDGEAMALMDVSPSPSSLGVLTRAKSLALQQRRLQKPSPSPSPTNPPSSKQKITDSSSGGGSYLQLRSRRLQKKPPIVVIRSTKRRKPQQQQLRREEGRNPNPNPQNLDSSVRGSVGDGSDSVGESVVFGKDKDFNKELDYASESFNRTTRESTPCSLIRKQETTTTSPGSSTKLLSNGISDESNQREDSFSESHRHQPTTPEMDEFFSGAEEEQQRQFIEKYNFDPVNEQPLPGRFEWKKVDD, from the exons ATGGGAAAATACATAAAGAAGAACAAACTCGACGGAGAAGCTATGGCCTTGATGGACgtttctccttctccttcttccctCGGTGTTCTCACTCGAGCCAAGTCACTAGCTCTCCAACAACGCCGCCTTCAAAAAccctctccttctccttctcctacTAACCCACCGTCGTCGAAACAGAAGATAACTGATTCCTCCTCCGGCGGCGGATCGTATCTTCAGCTGCGGAGCCGCCGGCTCCAGAAGAAGCCTCCAATTGTCGTGATTCGCTCAACCAAACGGAGAAAgccgcagcagcagcagctgaGGAGGGAAGAGGGTCGAAACCCTAACCCTAATCCCCAAAATCTCGATTCTTCGGTTCGAGGGTCTGTTGGTGACGGGTCGGATTCGGTTGGGGAGAGTGTCGTGTTTGGTAAAGACAAGGACTTTAACAAAGAGCTCGACTACGCCAGTGAAAG CTTCAACAGGACCACAAGGGAATCCACACCATGCAGTTTGATAAGGAAGCAGGAAACCACCACCACAAGCCCTGGATCGTCTACGAAGCTTCTTAGCAATGGTATCAGTGACGAGAGCAACCAAAGAGAAGATAGTTTCTCGGAGAGCCATCGTCACCAACCAACTACACCTGAAATGGACGAGTTTTTCTCGGGTGctgaagaagaacaacaaaGGCAATTCAT
- the LOC130494576 gene encoding transcriptional corepressor LEUNIG_HOMOLOG-like isoform X1 has translation MAQSNWEADKMLDVYIYDYLVKKKLHNTAKSFMTEGKVSPDPVAIDAPGGFLFEWWSVFWDIFIARTNEKHSESAAAYIEAQQGKAKEQQMQMQQMQMMRQAHMQQRRDPSLVGPMNAIGSEGMIGQSNNASAMAAKMYEERMKQPNTMNTETSQPHMDAARMALLKSGTSHHGQMVQGNHQGGVSAALQQLHSRNQQAPEIKSEVNLGASPRQLPVDPSPVFGQGILQSKPGMGNAGLNPGVGVLPLKGWPLTGIDNMRQGLGPQKAFLQNQGQFQLSPQQQQQQQIMAQVQGQGNMTNSSMYGGDMDPRRFTVLPRGNLSSKDGQQNANDGSIGSPMLSNSSKLINMPTVQQSSSQQQDPLLSQQNNRKRKGPSSSGPANSTGTGNTVGPSNSQPSTPSTHTTPVEGVAITGNMQHVNNMPKGPMMYGSDAIGGLASSANQLLQDDIEAFGDVGALEDNVESFLSQDDGDGGSLFGTLKRNPSEHTETLKAFSFSEVGSIRRSASKVICCNFSSDGKLLASAGHDKKVFIWNMETLHTEIPPEEHGHIITDVRFQPNSTQLATSSFDKTIKIWDVSKPGYFVRTISGHNAPVMSLDFHPKKTDLFCSCDTNNEIRFWSINAANCLRGIKGASTQVRFQPKVGQFLAAASENIVSIFDVEQYRGVHSLKGHSSTVHSICWNPTGELVASVSEDSVKVWSVNSGDCIHELSSSGNKFHSCVYHPTYPNLLVIGGYQSIELWDTGENKCMTLAAHECVISALAQSSSTGMLASASHDKSVKIWK, from the exons ATGGCGCAGAGTAATTGGGAAGCTGATAAGAT GCTTGACGTTTACATATATGATTATCTGGTGAAGAAGAAACTGCATAACACTGCTAAGTCTTTTATGACTGAAGGCAAAGTCTCTCCTGATCCTGttg CGATTGATGCACCTGGTGGGTTTCTTTTTGAGTGGTGGTCTGTGTTCTGGGACATCTTTATTGCTAGGACGAATGAGAAGCATTCTGAGTCTGCTGCAGCTTATATAGAG GCACAACAAGGTAAAGCGAAGGAGCAGCAAATGCAAATGCAGCAGATGCAGATGATGCGCCAAGCTCATATGCAGCAGCGTAGGGATCCTTCTCTTGTGGGTCCGATGAATGCTATTGGCTCTGAAGGGATGATTGGGCAGTCTAATAATGCCAGTGCTATGGCTGCGAAAATGTACGAGGAACGTATGAAGCAACCGAATACAATGAACACTGAGACATCCCAACCCCATATGGATGCTGCAAGGATGGCCCTTCTCAAATCAGGAACAAGCCATCATGG TCAGATGGTCCAAGGGAATCATCAAGGAGGTGTTTCGGCAGCACTGCAGCAACTTCATTCACGGAATCAGCAGGCCCCT GAAATCAAAAGTGAAGTTAATCTTGGAGCATCTCCAAGACAACTGCCAGTGGATCCTTCTCCAGTTTTTGGCCAGGGAATTCTGCAATCAAAGCCTGGGATGGGGAATGCAG GATTAAACCCTGGAGTTGGTGTTCTTCCTTTGAAGGGATGGCCACTAACT GGCATCGATAATATGCGACAAGGTTTAGGCCCTCAGAAAGCTTTCCTTCAAAATCAAGGTCAATTTCAGCTCTCaccgcagcagcagcagcaacaacaaatCATGGCTCAGGTTCAAGGGCAAGGAAATATGACTAATTCATCCATGTATGGTGGCGACATGGATCCTCGAAGATTTACAGTATTGCCCAGAGGAAACCTGAGTTCGAAAGATGGCCAACAGAATGCAAATGATGGCTCTATTGGATCCCCTATGCTGTCAAATTCGTCAAAG CTTATCAATATGCCGACAGTACAGCAATCTTCTTCTCAGCAACAAGATCCTTTACTATCACAGCAG AACAATCGCAAAAGAAAAGGACCTTCCTCTTCTGGTCCTGCTAACAGTACAGGGACAGGAAACACAGTTGGCCCATCCAACTCACAGCCGTCAACTCCTTCAACGCATACCACCCCTGTCGAAGGAGTAGCTATAACTGGTAACATGCAGCATGTGAATAACATGCCAAAAGGACCTATGATGTATGGTTCCGATGCAATAGGTGGTCTTGCATCATCAGCAAACCAACTG CTGCAGGATGACATAGAAGCGTTTGGAGATGTGGGAGCCCTAGAAGATAACGTAGAATCGTTTTTATCCCAAGATGATGGAGATGGAGGAAGCTTGTTTGGCACCCTAAAGCGGAACCCTTCTGAGCATACCGAAACCTTAAAGG CTTTTAGTTTCAGTGAGGTTGGCTCTATAAGAAGAAGTGCCAGTAAGGTCATCTGCTGTAATTTCTCATCTGATGGGAAGTTGTTAGCTAGCGCTGGACATGATAAGAAG GTTTTTATTTGGAACATGGAAACGCTACACACTGAGATCCCTCCGGAAGAGCATGGTCATATCATCACAGATGTTCGTTTCCAACCTAATTCAACTCAACTGGCTACGTCTTCGTTCGACAAAACTATCAAAATATGGGATGTTTCTAAG CCTGGTTACTTCGTACGAACAATTTCTGGTCACAATGCACCTGTAATGTCCCTTGATTTTCACCCTAAGAAAACCGATTTGTTCTGCTCTTGTGATACCAACAATGAGATTCGTTTCTGGAGCATCAACGCTGCTAATTGCCTTCGTGGTATAAAG GGTGCTAGCACGCAAGTACGGTTCCAGCCAAAAGTTGGACAATTTCTTGCTGCAGCTTCGGAAAATATTGTGTCAATTTTCGATGTTGAACAGTACAGAGGGGTCCATTCGCTTAAG GGACATTCCTCAACTGTGCATTCTATTTGTTGGAACCCAACCGGAGAGTTGGTAGCTTCTGTTAGCGAAGACAGTGTTAAAGTATGGTCTGTGAACTCAGGAGATTGCATCCACGAGCTCAGTTCTAGTGGAAACAAATTCCACTCTTGCGTTTATCACCCTACCTATCCCAACCTCTTGGTCATCGGTGGGTACCAG TCGATAGAGTTGTGGGACACAGGAGAGAACAAATGTATGACACTAGCGGCTCACGAGTGTGTGATCTCTGCCTTAGCTCAGTCATCTTCAACAGGAATGTTGGCGTCTGCAAGTCATGACAAGTCCGTAAAGATTTGGaagtag
- the LOC130494576 gene encoding transcriptional corepressor LEUNIG_HOMOLOG-like isoform X2 encodes MAQSNWEADKMLDVYIYDYLVKKKLHNTAKSFMTEGKVSPDPVAIDAPGGFLFEWWSVFWDIFIARTNEKHSESAAAYIEAQQGKAKEQQMQMQQMQMMRQAHMQQRRDPSLVGPMNAIGSEGMIGQSNNASAMAAKMYEERMKQPNTMNTETSQPHMDAARMALLKSGTSHHGQMVQGNHQGGVSAALQQLHSRNQQAPEIKSEVNLGASPRQLPVDPSPVFGQGILQSKPGMGNAGLNPGVGVLPLKGWPLTGIDNMRQGLGPQKAFLQNQGQFQLSPQQQQQQQIMAQVQGQGNMTNSSMYGGDMDPRRFTVLPRGNLSSKDGQQNANDGSIGSPMLSNSSKLINMPTVQQSSSQQQDPLLSQQNNRKRKGPSSSGPANSTGTGNTVGPSNSQPSTPSTHTTPVEGVAITGNMQHVNNMPKGPMMYGSDAIGGLASSANQLDDIEAFGDVGALEDNVESFLSQDDGDGGSLFGTLKRNPSEHTETLKAFSFSEVGSIRRSASKVICCNFSSDGKLLASAGHDKKVFIWNMETLHTEIPPEEHGHIITDVRFQPNSTQLATSSFDKTIKIWDVSKPGYFVRTISGHNAPVMSLDFHPKKTDLFCSCDTNNEIRFWSINAANCLRGIKGASTQVRFQPKVGQFLAAASENIVSIFDVEQYRGVHSLKGHSSTVHSICWNPTGELVASVSEDSVKVWSVNSGDCIHELSSSGNKFHSCVYHPTYPNLLVIGGYQSIELWDTGENKCMTLAAHECVISALAQSSSTGMLASASHDKSVKIWK; translated from the exons ATGGCGCAGAGTAATTGGGAAGCTGATAAGAT GCTTGACGTTTACATATATGATTATCTGGTGAAGAAGAAACTGCATAACACTGCTAAGTCTTTTATGACTGAAGGCAAAGTCTCTCCTGATCCTGttg CGATTGATGCACCTGGTGGGTTTCTTTTTGAGTGGTGGTCTGTGTTCTGGGACATCTTTATTGCTAGGACGAATGAGAAGCATTCTGAGTCTGCTGCAGCTTATATAGAG GCACAACAAGGTAAAGCGAAGGAGCAGCAAATGCAAATGCAGCAGATGCAGATGATGCGCCAAGCTCATATGCAGCAGCGTAGGGATCCTTCTCTTGTGGGTCCGATGAATGCTATTGGCTCTGAAGGGATGATTGGGCAGTCTAATAATGCCAGTGCTATGGCTGCGAAAATGTACGAGGAACGTATGAAGCAACCGAATACAATGAACACTGAGACATCCCAACCCCATATGGATGCTGCAAGGATGGCCCTTCTCAAATCAGGAACAAGCCATCATGG TCAGATGGTCCAAGGGAATCATCAAGGAGGTGTTTCGGCAGCACTGCAGCAACTTCATTCACGGAATCAGCAGGCCCCT GAAATCAAAAGTGAAGTTAATCTTGGAGCATCTCCAAGACAACTGCCAGTGGATCCTTCTCCAGTTTTTGGCCAGGGAATTCTGCAATCAAAGCCTGGGATGGGGAATGCAG GATTAAACCCTGGAGTTGGTGTTCTTCCTTTGAAGGGATGGCCACTAACT GGCATCGATAATATGCGACAAGGTTTAGGCCCTCAGAAAGCTTTCCTTCAAAATCAAGGTCAATTTCAGCTCTCaccgcagcagcagcagcaacaacaaatCATGGCTCAGGTTCAAGGGCAAGGAAATATGACTAATTCATCCATGTATGGTGGCGACATGGATCCTCGAAGATTTACAGTATTGCCCAGAGGAAACCTGAGTTCGAAAGATGGCCAACAGAATGCAAATGATGGCTCTATTGGATCCCCTATGCTGTCAAATTCGTCAAAG CTTATCAATATGCCGACAGTACAGCAATCTTCTTCTCAGCAACAAGATCCTTTACTATCACAGCAG AACAATCGCAAAAGAAAAGGACCTTCCTCTTCTGGTCCTGCTAACAGTACAGGGACAGGAAACACAGTTGGCCCATCCAACTCACAGCCGTCAACTCCTTCAACGCATACCACCCCTGTCGAAGGAGTAGCTATAACTGGTAACATGCAGCATGTGAATAACATGCCAAAAGGACCTATGATGTATGGTTCCGATGCAATAGGTGGTCTTGCATCATCAGCAAACCAACTG GATGACATAGAAGCGTTTGGAGATGTGGGAGCCCTAGAAGATAACGTAGAATCGTTTTTATCCCAAGATGATGGAGATGGAGGAAGCTTGTTTGGCACCCTAAAGCGGAACCCTTCTGAGCATACCGAAACCTTAAAGG CTTTTAGTTTCAGTGAGGTTGGCTCTATAAGAAGAAGTGCCAGTAAGGTCATCTGCTGTAATTTCTCATCTGATGGGAAGTTGTTAGCTAGCGCTGGACATGATAAGAAG GTTTTTATTTGGAACATGGAAACGCTACACACTGAGATCCCTCCGGAAGAGCATGGTCATATCATCACAGATGTTCGTTTCCAACCTAATTCAACTCAACTGGCTACGTCTTCGTTCGACAAAACTATCAAAATATGGGATGTTTCTAAG CCTGGTTACTTCGTACGAACAATTTCTGGTCACAATGCACCTGTAATGTCCCTTGATTTTCACCCTAAGAAAACCGATTTGTTCTGCTCTTGTGATACCAACAATGAGATTCGTTTCTGGAGCATCAACGCTGCTAATTGCCTTCGTGGTATAAAG GGTGCTAGCACGCAAGTACGGTTCCAGCCAAAAGTTGGACAATTTCTTGCTGCAGCTTCGGAAAATATTGTGTCAATTTTCGATGTTGAACAGTACAGAGGGGTCCATTCGCTTAAG GGACATTCCTCAACTGTGCATTCTATTTGTTGGAACCCAACCGGAGAGTTGGTAGCTTCTGTTAGCGAAGACAGTGTTAAAGTATGGTCTGTGAACTCAGGAGATTGCATCCACGAGCTCAGTTCTAGTGGAAACAAATTCCACTCTTGCGTTTATCACCCTACCTATCCCAACCTCTTGGTCATCGGTGGGTACCAG TCGATAGAGTTGTGGGACACAGGAGAGAACAAATGTATGACACTAGCGGCTCACGAGTGTGTGATCTCTGCCTTAGCTCAGTCATCTTCAACAGGAATGTTGGCGTCTGCAAGTCATGACAAGTCCGTAAAGATTTGGaagtag
- the LOC130509334 gene encoding uncharacterized protein LOC130509334, with protein sequence MLKKEVVESLLGPLGKVEKVELHAKNSTSLEYIRASVTINTEEPLQFRSIERLKSGMTYPTELEYEKLIKVCYGCKRLTHDQTRCPFQILEREEAKRLTKDRSKKTCLKEKLLEKEIRAKESLKRSTSKGVEIRNPPTATNLRGGKKKATGNLKEDTGKGKRIVATPRVIWRQKADVCGSGKTKSTEESTAHPRGSGDHSGVKSVSGGRGGVGKSLDSNETDSVFNRLGRPDEEWGSKGSRGRRTAREPAEDLRWRISGMSSGEKNDGKSSKGSRSPPSVFNRLGGHTHIAEGSQTSKRRRQEGSDERNAKKARTGSSEKKKKESPSVFMRLGGVVRGPETDNTGEAHHSALVAVSTPIHSARMAANSPALSVRRIALGSGSSVKEGLMGNTNPSRSI encoded by the coding sequence ATGTTGAAGAAGGAAGTGGTGGAGTCTCTTCTCGGTCCTCTAGGGAAAGTTGAGAAAGTAGAGCTGCACGCAAAGAACTCTACATCCCTGGAGTACATTAGAGCTTCGGTTACTATCAACACTGAAGAGCCTCTCCAATTTCGAAGCATAGAAAGACTTAAATCAGGGATGACGTACCCTACAGAGCTGGAATATGAGAAACTAATTAAAGTCTGCTATGGATGTAAGCGGTTGACGCACGATCAGACAAGATGCCCATTTCAAATACTAGAGAGGGAGGAAGCGAAGAGACTGACGAAGGATAGGAGTAAGAAGACATGTCTGAAGGAAAAACTCCTGGAGAAAGAGATAagagctaaggagagcttgAAGAGATCAACTTCGAAAGGAGTTGAAATTCGGAACCCCCCGACGGCAACCAACCTTAGAGGGGGGAAAAAGAAAGCAACTGGTAATCTAAAGGAGGATACAGGGAAAGGAAAGCGAATTGTGGCGACCCCCCGGGTGATATGGAGACAGAAAGCTGATGTGTGTGGTTCGGGGAAGACAAAGAGCACGGAGGAATCCACAGCGCACCCTCGCGGATCAGGAGATCATAGTGGAGTTAAAAGTGTATccggaggaagaggaggagtaGGGAAGTCACTGGACTCCAATGAAACTGATTCGGTTTTCAACAGATTGGGAAGACCTGACGAGGAATGGGGATCAAAGGGAAGCAGAGGTAGGAGAACTGCTCGAGAGCCTGCAGAGGACCTTCGATGGAGGATTAGTGGAATGTCCTCAGGAGAGAAAAACGATGGAAAATCTAGCAAAGGAAGTCGTAGCCCGCCATCGGTGTTTAATCGACTAGGGGGACACACCCATATAGCGGAGGGATCCCAGACATCGAAAAGAAGAAGGCAAGAGGGTAGCGATGAGAGGAATGCAAAGAAGGCAAGAACAGGATCatctgagaagaagaagaaagaatctCCATCGGTGTTCATGCGGTTAGGAGGAGTAGTGAGAGGACCTGAAACTGATAACACCGGTGAAGCGCATCATTCTGCTCTAGTAGCAGTATCTACTCCAATACATTCTGCCCGTATGGCAGCAAACAGTCCGGCTCTTTCTGTCCGTAGGATAGCATTGGGCAGTGGCTCCTCAGTAAAAGAAGGGTTGATGGGTAATACCAACCCTTCGAGATCAATATGA
- the LOC108844086 gene encoding small ubiquitin-related modifier 5, with translation MAGSFTHTTSTSSVPKKSPSPESSSQKSPPPPESSSQKKIMIKVKSQQDGGEDLYKIGENAPLKKLMTAYCVKKNLDLSTVRFIFKKKGLKPRHTPSQLKMENNDIIDTVTEQGGGGPYNA, from the exons ATGGCGGGTTCCTTTACACACACTACCTCTACTTCTTCTGTACCAAAGAAGTCTCCATCTCCTGAATCATCAAGCCAaaagtctccaccaccacctgaATCATCAAGCCAAAAGAAGATTATGATCAAAGTCAAGAGCCAAcag GACGGAGGCGAGGATCTCTACAAGATTGGTGAGAATGCACCTCTGAAGAAACTAATGACTGCTTACTGCGTGAAGAAAAACTTAGATCTCAGTACTGTCAGATTCATCTTTAAGAAAAAAGGACTCAAACCACGACATACTCCTTCTCAG CTTAAGATGGAAAATAACGATATCATTGATACAGTCACGGAACAAGGCGGTGGCGGTCCTTACAACGCTTGA
- the LOC130509159 gene encoding vacuolar protein sorting 38 isoform X2 has product MGGETGTSSSEKLRRGDREEEDVKVIEWEEFDHELTRLWSLSSALKLATEKKLTLQPKLESLIQVSAESLRRSNELEEMRQRLEARKLLVEKTTVACKVTEQDVKVKEDSLSAEVRSLLVGGTTLSIAKSKLQESNCQLEGESGYTHLKIVTNKLRKRQQYMVSQVSFIYPLKIEAGPSQDQELESLPGGSRLGTKPVSQGSVRILGLPFSMAPFTKMSFFTDKKEVQKSATALGYVAHAVSLLAPYLGVPIRYPLRLGGSKTYIRDYAPYMEPSPSDMSTISTLSQSSKFVEFPLFLDGQDTTRAAYAVFLLNKNIEQLLNFVGENSLGPRQVLANLKELIRIIQSPDYIIHS; this is encoded by the exons ATGGGAGGAGAAACGGGGACAAGTTCGTCGGAGAAGCTGAGAAGAGGCGATCGAGAAGAGGAGGATGTGAAGGTTATCGAGTGGGAAGAGTTCGACCATGAGCTGACTCGGTTGTGGAGTCTTTCCTCTGCTCTTAAGTTAGCCACAGAGAAGAAGCTAACCCTTCAGCCCAAACTCGAGTCtcttattcag GTTAGTGCTGAATCACTGAGACGTAGTAATGAACTTGAAGAGATGCGGCAGCGGCTGGAAGCAAGAAAGTTGCTGGTGGAGAAGACAACAGTTGCTTGCAAAGTCACTGAGCAGGATGTTAAAGTGAAAGAGGATAGTCTCAGTGCAGAGGTGAGATCTTTGCTAGTTGGAGGCACAACCCTTTCAATCGCTAAAAGCAAATTGCAG GAGTCCAACTGCCAACTAGAAGGAGAGAGTGGTTATACTCATCTAAAGATTGTAACGAATAAGCTGAGAAAGAGGCAGCAGTACATGGTATCCCAAGTTTCATTTATCTATCCCTTGAAGATTGAGGCTGGACCTTCGCAAGACCAAGAACTGGAGTCACTTCCAGGTGGCAGTAGGTTAG GAACTAAGCCTGTGAGTCAAGGATCAGTGAGAATCCTGGGGTTGCCTTTTAGTATGGCCCCGTTTACAAAGATGAGCTTCTTCACTGACAAGAAAGAAGTTCAGAAGTCGGCAACTGCCCTAGGATATGTAGCTCAT GCTGTGTCCCTATTAGCTCCCTACTTGGGTGTGCCTATTCGTTATCCTTTGCGCCTAGGTGGTTCCAAAACGTACATTCGAGACTATGCGCCTTACATGGAGCCTTCACCATCAGATATGTCTACGATTTCCACTCTTTCCCAAAGCTCTAAGTTTGTAGAGTTCCCTCTGTTTTTGGATGGGCAAGATACAACACGAGCTGCCTACGCTGTCTTCTTATTAAACAAG AACATCGAGCAGCTCCTGAACTTTGTTGGGGAAAACAGTCTAGGACCACGTCAGGTTCTAGCTAACCTCAAGGAGCTAATCAGAATCATCCAGTCACCAGATTATATAATACATTCTTGA
- the LOC130509159 gene encoding vacuolar protein sorting 38 isoform X1, which produces MGGETGTSSSEKLRRGDREEEDVKVIEWEEFDHELTRLWSLSSALKLATEKKLTLQPKLESLIQVSAESLRRSNELEEMRQRLEARKLLVEKTTVACKVTEQDVKVKEDSLSAEVRSLLVGGTTLSIAKSKLQESNCQLEGESGYTHLKIVTNKLRKRQQYMVSQVSFIYPLKIEAGPSQDQELESLPGGSRLVGTKPVSQGSVRILGLPFSMAPFTKMSFFTDKKEVQKSATALGYVAHAVSLLAPYLGVPIRYPLRLGGSKTYIRDYAPYMEPSPSDMSTISTLSQSSKFVEFPLFLDGQDTTRAAYAVFLLNKNIEQLLNFVGENSLGPRQVLANLKELIRIIQSPDYIIHS; this is translated from the exons ATGGGAGGAGAAACGGGGACAAGTTCGTCGGAGAAGCTGAGAAGAGGCGATCGAGAAGAGGAGGATGTGAAGGTTATCGAGTGGGAAGAGTTCGACCATGAGCTGACTCGGTTGTGGAGTCTTTCCTCTGCTCTTAAGTTAGCCACAGAGAAGAAGCTAACCCTTCAGCCCAAACTCGAGTCtcttattcag GTTAGTGCTGAATCACTGAGACGTAGTAATGAACTTGAAGAGATGCGGCAGCGGCTGGAAGCAAGAAAGTTGCTGGTGGAGAAGACAACAGTTGCTTGCAAAGTCACTGAGCAGGATGTTAAAGTGAAAGAGGATAGTCTCAGTGCAGAGGTGAGATCTTTGCTAGTTGGAGGCACAACCCTTTCAATCGCTAAAAGCAAATTGCAG GAGTCCAACTGCCAACTAGAAGGAGAGAGTGGTTATACTCATCTAAAGATTGTAACGAATAAGCTGAGAAAGAGGCAGCAGTACATGGTATCCCAAGTTTCATTTATCTATCCCTTGAAGATTGAGGCTGGACCTTCGCAAGACCAAGAACTGGAGTCACTTCCAGGTGGCAGTAGGTTAG TAGGAACTAAGCCTGTGAGTCAAGGATCAGTGAGAATCCTGGGGTTGCCTTTTAGTATGGCCCCGTTTACAAAGATGAGCTTCTTCACTGACAAGAAAGAAGTTCAGAAGTCGGCAACTGCCCTAGGATATGTAGCTCAT GCTGTGTCCCTATTAGCTCCCTACTTGGGTGTGCCTATTCGTTATCCTTTGCGCCTAGGTGGTTCCAAAACGTACATTCGAGACTATGCGCCTTACATGGAGCCTTCACCATCAGATATGTCTACGATTTCCACTCTTTCCCAAAGCTCTAAGTTTGTAGAGTTCCCTCTGTTTTTGGATGGGCAAGATACAACACGAGCTGCCTACGCTGTCTTCTTATTAAACAAG AACATCGAGCAGCTCCTGAACTTTGTTGGGGAAAACAGTCTAGGACCACGTCAGGTTCTAGCTAACCTCAAGGAGCTAATCAGAATCATCCAGTCACCAGATTATATAATACATTCTTGA
- the LOC108833067 gene encoding probable xyloglucan galactosyltransferase GT12, whose translation MMKPVPKLSVVISVTFVFCLFLLFQLHVSNLFGKNPQITHQVNNFFISFASSSHHQTQNLTRLTNESDGNRAKHPEEEDTCAGRYIYMHNIPSTFNDDIIKDCRALIKWFTMCPFMVNSGLGPQVSETDNKTTSHVLTSKTGSWYATNQFLLAVIFRERMKHYECLTNDSSLASAFYVPYYPGFDVSRHLWGYNTTVRDELGIKLAKWLRERPEWRKMNGRDHFFVTGRIGWDFRRGLDDDSEWGSKLMMLPEFSKMTMLSIETTAWTNEFAVPYPTYFHPKSLSEVRRWQMKVRSVKRKYLFSFVGAPRPQMDGSIRGEIIKQCLASHGRCKFLDCNKGQDCDNPVKVMEVFQRSVFCLQPRGDSYTRRSIFDSILAGCIPVFFHPGSGYNQYMWYFPKDYTKYSVYIPESGMKNGMVSLRNLLGKIDWVSIMRMRKEVVELIPKIIYTKPGLVGPEKIEDAFEIAVDRVIERVAMVKRMMETGKDLQSEYSQTRDLKKLE comes from the coding sequence tcttcacatCATCAAACCCAAAACCTCACAAGATTGACGAACGAGAGCGATGGAAACAGAGCAAAACATCCCGAGGAAGAAGATACTTGTGCAGGAAGGTACATTTATATGCACAATATTCCAAGCACATTCAACGACGACATCATCAAAGACTGTCGAGCACTCATCAAATGGTTCACCATGTGTCCATTCATGGTCAATTCCGGCCTCGGCCCCCAGGTTTCAGAGACCGATAACAAGACGACATCTCATGTCTTAACCTCGAAAACCGGTTCTTGGTACGCAACAAACCAGTTCTTGCTAGCGGTTATCTTCCGTGAGAGGATGAAACATTACGAGTGTTTGACCAACGATTCATCTCTAGCCTCAGCGTTCTACGTCCCCTACTACCCGGGGTTTGACGTGAGCCGTCACCTCTGGGGATACAACACAACGGTTAGAGACGAACTGGGTATAAAGCTGGCTAAGTGGTTAAGAGAGAGACCCGAGTGGAGGAAGATGAACGGTCGAGATCACTTCTTTGTAACGGGGAGGATCGGTTGGGACTTCAGGAGAGGTTTAGATGATGATTCAGAGTGGGGAAGCAAACTGATGATGTTGCCAGAGTTCTCTAAGATGACCATGTTATCTATCGAAACCACTGCTTGGACCAATGAGTTTGCGGTTCCTTATCCTACTTACTTCCACCCCAAGAGCTTGTCCGAGGTTAGGAGATGGCAGATGAAGGTGAGGAGTGTGAAGAGGAAGTATTTGTTTTCGTTCGTTGGGGCTCCAAGGCCGCAGATGGATGGATCTATAAGAGGGGAGATCATAAAGCAATGCCTTGCGTCTCACGGTAGGTGTAAGTTTCTTGATTGTAATAAAGGTCAAGACTGCGATAACCCGGTTAAGGTAATGGAAGTGTTTCAACGTTCGGTTTTCTGTTTACAACCTAGAGGAGATTCGTATACTAGGAGATCGATATTCGATTCGATTTTAGCCGGTTGTATACCGGTTTTTTTCCATCCCGGTTCGGGTTATAATCAGTACATGTGGTATTTTCCAAAGGATTATACCAAGTATTCGGTTTATATACCGGAGAGCGGAATGAAGAATGGTATGGTTAGTCTCAGGAACTTGTTGGGTAAGATTGATTGGGTGAGTATTATGAGGATGAGGAAGGAAGTTGTGGAGCTCATACCGAAGATAATATACACCAAACCGGGATTGGTTGGACCAGAGAAGATTGAAGATGCGTTTGAGATTGCGGTGGATAGGGTTATTGAGAGGGTAGCAATGGTTAAGAGGATGATGGAAACAGGGAAAGATCTTCAGAGTGAGTATTCACAGACAAGGGACTTGAAAAAACTTGAGTAA